The Terriglobus roseus region AGATACGACTCCCGTCGACGCTATACGGATTCACGTTGGCTGAGCGACCAAAGGCTCAGTGACTGACTGCAAAACCGTGGCGAAAAGCAGATTAATGCGGACAGGAAAGTCCAGCCCTCGAAAATGTCACACAGTAAGTAACAGCTTGAGTGGCCGCTGAATCTAAAGCAATTAGGAAGGAAATGGCGGAGAGTGAGGGATTCGAACCCCCGATAGGATTGCTCCTATGTCTGATTTCGAGTCAGGTGCATTCAACCGGGCTCTGCCAACTCTCCGACTTACCCAGTATATTCGTTGCGCGGGTTAGTGGCAATGAACCCCAACCACATCTGCTTCGTGGAAATCGTGCCTTCTCATGGCCTTACCCAGCCTGAAAATCCGCGTGTTTGCAAAAGGTTTGGTTGATGGGACGAATGGCGCCAAGTACACTGACTGGGACGCATGCCAACGGTAGCCGAACAGACCGGAACAGAAGAGATTCACCCCGACGTTGCGCTGGTTGAAGCCGCGCGCAACGGTGACGACGCCGCGTTTGAAAAGCTGGTACGGCAGTATGACCGCCAGATATTCCGCGTAGCGCAGCACATCACGCAAAACCGCGAAGACGCTGAGGATATTACTCAGGACGTCTTCATGAAGGCTTACGGCAAGCTGGACCAGTTCCAGGGCAACAGCAAGTTCTCCACTTGGCTGACGCGTATCGCCGTGAATGAGAGCCTGATGCGGCTGCGGAAACGCAAAACCAGCCGTACCGTCTCCATGGACCAGGAAGTGCAGACGGAAGAGGGGTCCATCCCCCGTGATTTCGCCGATTGGACACCTGATCCTGAGCAGCAGTACAGTTCTTCCGAGCTTGGAGACATCCTGCAGAAGACGATTTCAGGTTTGTCGCCAGGTTTCCGCACCGTTTTCACCCTCCGCGACATCGAAAACTTGTCGACGGAAGAAACGGCAGAGGCGCTCGGATTGAGTGTCCCGGCGGTTAAGTCGAGACTGCTACGGGCAAGGCTTCAACTGCGTGAGCGTTTGAGCCGATACCTGAAGCGCAAGGATGGGAGCGTCAGACCGTGAAGCTGCTCTTTGG contains the following coding sequences:
- a CDS encoding RNA polymerase sigma factor translates to MPTVAEQTGTEEIHPDVALVEAARNGDDAAFEKLVRQYDRQIFRVAQHITQNREDAEDITQDVFMKAYGKLDQFQGNSKFSTWLTRIAVNESLMRLRKRKTSRTVSMDQEVQTEEGSIPRDFADWTPDPEQQYSSSELGDILQKTISGLSPGFRTVFTLRDIENLSTEETAEALGLSVPAVKSRLLRARLQLRERLSRYLKRKDGSVRP